One window from the genome of Thermus sediminis encodes:
- the dnaA gene encoding chromosomal replication initiator protein DnaA → MTHEAVWQHVLEHIRRNITEVEYHTWFERIRPLGIQEGVLELAVPTSFALDWIRRHYAELIQEALGLLGAQVPRFELRVIPNAPVQEDIFQAAPKAEPAPPKLNPKYTFENFVVGPNNSMAHAAAVAVAESPGRAYNPLFIYGGVGLGKTHLMHAVGHSVAKRFPHLRIEYVSTETFTNELINAIREDRMAEFRERYRSMDLLLVDDIQFIAGKERTQEEFFHTFNALYEAHKQIILSSDRPPKDILTLEARLRSRFEWGLITDIQPPDLETRIAILKMNAEQRGLRIGEDVLEYIARQVTSNIRELEGALMRTVAYASLNGVELTRQVAAKALSDIFAPREVEVEPQEIVRVVAEHFALRLEDLVGGGRRKEVVLPRQIAMFLVRDLTRSSLPEIGQLFGGRDHTTVLYAIQKVQELSESDREVQSLLRSLREKLG, encoded by the coding sequence TTGACGCACGAGGCGGTCTGGCAACACGTTCTGGAGCACATCCGCCGCAACATCACCGAGGTGGAGTACCACACCTGGTTTGAGAGGATTCGCCCCTTGGGCATCCAGGAGGGGGTCTTGGAGCTAGCGGTGCCCACCTCCTTTGCCCTGGACTGGATAAGGCGGCACTACGCCGAGCTGATCCAGGAGGCCTTGGGCCTCCTAGGGGCCCAGGTTCCCCGCTTTGAGCTACGGGTGATCCCCAACGCCCCGGTCCAGGAGGACATCTTCCAGGCCGCTCCCAAGGCCGAACCCGCCCCGCCCAAACTCAACCCCAAGTACACCTTTGAGAACTTCGTGGTGGGGCCCAACAACTCCATGGCCCACGCAGCGGCGGTGGCCGTGGCCGAGTCCCCGGGGCGGGCGTACAACCCCCTTTTCATCTACGGGGGCGTGGGTCTGGGCAAGACCCACCTCATGCACGCAGTAGGCCACTCCGTGGCCAAGCGCTTCCCCCACCTGAGGATCGAGTACGTTTCCACGGAAACCTTCACCAACGAACTCATCAACGCCATCCGCGAGGACCGCATGGCGGAGTTCCGCGAGCGCTACCGCTCCATGGACCTCCTCCTGGTGGACGACATCCAGTTCATCGCCGGAAAAGAGCGGACCCAGGAGGAGTTCTTCCACACCTTCAACGCCCTTTACGAAGCCCACAAGCAGATCATCCTCTCCTCTGACCGACCCCCCAAGGACATCCTGACCCTCGAGGCCCGCCTGAGGAGCCGCTTTGAGTGGGGCCTCATCACCGATATCCAGCCCCCTGACCTGGAAACCCGCATCGCCATCCTGAAGATGAACGCGGAGCAACGAGGCCTCCGCATCGGCGAGGACGTTCTGGAGTACATCGCCCGCCAGGTCACCTCCAACATCCGCGAGCTGGAAGGAGCCCTGATGCGAACCGTGGCCTACGCCTCCTTAAACGGGGTGGAGCTCACCCGCCAGGTGGCCGCCAAGGCGCTTTCCGACATCTTCGCCCCCCGGGAGGTGGAGGTGGAACCCCAGGAAATCGTGCGGGTGGTGGCGGAGCACTTCGCCCTCCGCCTGGAGGACCTGGTGGGAGGTGGGCGGCGGAAGGAAGTGGTCTTGCCCCGGCAGATCGCCATGTTCCTGGTGCGGGACCTCACCCGCTCCTCCTTGCCCGAGATCGGCCAGCTCTTCGGCGGCCGGGATCACACCACAGTGCTCTACGCCATCCAAAAGGTCCAGGAGCTTTCTGAGAGCGACCGGGAGGTGCAAAGCTTGCTCCGCTCCCTCCGGGAGAAGCTGGGATGA
- the dnaN gene encoding DNA polymerase III subunit beta: MNVILPKTLLAERIAFLERVIPSRSSNPLLTYLGLAAEREALVLFGSNGEVDLEVRFSAQVAGEGQYLVPSQPFFQLVRSLPGETVELNLGTELLLSSGRFSTRLGLASPEGYPELLFPDPETSGSGIFTQQADLSAEELQRALVHVRYAASSEEYRAIFRGVQLEFSERGLRAVASDGYRLALFDLPRPQPFTKKVVVPARSVDEVVRVLKGAGVGEAVLALGPGTLGLAVRQGGQGVLRLAVRLMEGEFPDYERVIPKEFPLKAVLEVEPFREALKRVSVLADKQNHRVDLLFQEGRALLSAEGDYGKGQEEVPVNLEGTPMGLAYNARYLLEALAPLSGQVGQPQEGHVQLLFSGPSSPTLIRPLGEGGYRAVVVPLRV, from the coding sequence ATGAATGTAATCCTTCCCAAGACCCTATTAGCCGAGCGGATCGCCTTTTTGGAAAGGGTGATCCCCTCGCGCAGCTCCAACCCTCTCCTAACCTACCTGGGCCTGGCGGCCGAACGGGAAGCCTTGGTCCTTTTTGGCAGCAACGGGGAGGTAGACCTGGAGGTCCGCTTCTCCGCGCAGGTGGCGGGCGAAGGGCAGTACCTGGTGCCTTCCCAGCCCTTCTTTCAGCTGGTGCGGAGCCTTCCCGGGGAGACGGTGGAGCTCAACCTAGGAACGGAGCTTCTTCTCTCCTCGGGGAGGTTCAGCACCCGGCTCGGCTTGGCCTCTCCGGAGGGGTACCCCGAGCTCCTCTTCCCGGATCCGGAAACCTCAGGGAGCGGGATCTTTACCCAACAGGCGGACCTTTCCGCAGAGGAGCTGCAGCGGGCTCTGGTCCACGTGCGCTACGCCGCCAGCAGCGAGGAGTACCGGGCGATCTTTCGCGGGGTGCAACTGGAGTTCTCGGAAAGGGGCCTAAGGGCCGTGGCTTCAGACGGCTACCGGTTGGCCCTCTTTGACCTCCCAAGGCCCCAGCCCTTCACCAAGAAGGTGGTGGTCCCCGCCCGCAGCGTGGACGAGGTGGTGCGGGTCCTAAAGGGTGCGGGGGTAGGGGAGGCGGTGCTGGCCCTGGGGCCTGGGACCCTAGGCCTGGCGGTCCGTCAGGGCGGGCAGGGGGTTTTGCGCCTGGCGGTACGCCTTATGGAGGGGGAGTTCCCCGACTACGAGCGGGTCATTCCCAAGGAGTTCCCCCTGAAGGCGGTCTTGGAGGTGGAGCCCTTTCGGGAGGCCCTGAAGCGGGTGAGCGTCTTGGCGGACAAGCAAAACCATCGGGTGGACCTCCTATTTCAGGAAGGGCGGGCCCTCCTCTCCGCAGAGGGGGACTATGGCAAGGGGCAGGAGGAGGTTCCTGTGAACCTCGAGGGCACCCCCATGGGCTTGGCCTACAACGCCCGCTACCTCCTCGAGGCCCTAGCTCCCCTCTCGGGACAGGTGGGTCAGCCCCAGGAGGGCCACGTTCAACTCCTCTTCTCTGGGCCCAGCAGCCCCACCCTGATCCGCCCCCTGGGGGAAGGGGGCTACCGGGCGGTGGTGGTGCCCCTCAGGGTGTAA
- the eno gene encoding phosphopyruvate hydratase: MTAIVSVKAREVLDSRGFPTVEAEVELEGGARGRAMVPSGASTGTHEALELRDGGKRYLGKGVRRAVENVLERIAPELIGRDALDQEGVDRAMRELDGTPNKANLGANAILAVSLATARAAAEALGLPLYRYLGGVQGVTLPVPLMNVINGGKHADNRLDFQEFMLVPAGAESFAEALRVGAEVFHQLKGVLKEKGHSTNVGDEGGFASDLKSNEEAVELLLLAIERAGYTPGQEVSLALDPAMSELYRDGRYHLEGEGKVLTSEEMVAFWEAWVGKYPIRSIEDGLAEDDWEGWRLLTERLGGKAQLVGDDLFVTNPERLKRGIEAGVANAILVKVNQIGTLSEALEAVRLAQRAGYRVVISHRSGETEDSFIADLSVAVNAGQIKTGSLSRSDRLAKYNQLLRIEEELGQAARFLGYGAF, encoded by the coding sequence ATGACGGCGATCGTCAGTGTGAAGGCGCGGGAGGTGTTGGACTCCCGGGGCTTCCCCACGGTGGAGGCCGAGGTGGAGCTGGAAGGGGGCGCAAGGGGCCGGGCCATGGTCCCCTCTGGGGCCTCCACGGGGACCCACGAGGCCCTGGAGCTAAGGGACGGGGGTAAGCGCTACCTGGGCAAGGGGGTGCGGCGGGCAGTAGAGAACGTGTTGGAGCGTATCGCCCCCGAGCTCATCGGCCGGGACGCCCTGGACCAGGAGGGGGTGGACCGGGCCATGCGGGAGCTGGACGGCACCCCCAACAAGGCGAACCTGGGGGCCAACGCCATCCTGGCGGTCTCCCTGGCCACGGCCCGGGCGGCGGCGGAGGCCCTAGGGCTTCCCCTCTACCGCTACCTAGGGGGGGTGCAGGGGGTAACCCTGCCGGTTCCCCTCATGAACGTCATCAATGGGGGCAAGCACGCGGACAACCGCCTGGACTTCCAGGAGTTCATGCTGGTGCCCGCGGGGGCGGAGAGCTTCGCCGAGGCCCTGAGGGTCGGGGCCGAGGTCTTCCACCAACTGAAGGGGGTGCTGAAGGAAAAGGGCCACAGCACCAACGTGGGGGACGAGGGGGGCTTCGCCTCGGATCTGAAGAGCAACGAGGAGGCGGTGGAGCTCCTCCTCCTCGCCATCGAGCGGGCGGGGTACACCCCGGGGCAGGAGGTTTCCCTGGCCCTGGACCCCGCCATGAGCGAGCTCTATCGGGACGGGAGGTATCACTTGGAGGGGGAGGGGAAGGTACTCACCTCCGAGGAGATGGTGGCCTTTTGGGAGGCTTGGGTGGGGAAGTACCCCATCCGCTCCATAGAGGACGGCCTGGCCGAGGACGACTGGGAGGGGTGGCGGCTCCTCACCGAGCGCCTTGGGGGCAAGGCGCAGCTCGTGGGGGACGACCTCTTCGTCACCAACCCGGAGAGGCTGAAGCGGGGAATTGAGGCCGGGGTGGCCAACGCCATCCTGGTGAAGGTGAACCAGATCGGCACCCTCTCCGAGGCCCTCGAGGCCGTCCGCCTGGCCCAGCGGGCCGGATACCGGGTGGTGATCAGCCACCGCTCTGGGGAGACCGAGGACAGCTTCATCGCCGACCTTTCGGTGGCGGTGAACGCAGGCCAGATCAAGACGGGCTCCCTCTCCCGCTCCGACCGCCTGGCCAAGTACAACCAGCTCCTGCGCATAGAGGAAGAGCTGGGGCAGGCGGCCCGTTTCCTAGGCTATGGGGCCTTTTAA